A window of Magnolia sinica isolate HGM2019 chromosome 13, MsV1, whole genome shotgun sequence genomic DNA:
gtAACATATGAACTCTAAGCATCTCACCATTTAGCCAGATTAATCTTCTGCCCCAAAACCACCTCAAATCACCTTATAATCATATGCTCGAATTGTCAACCTTAAACTTGTAAGTTTCACAAAAAAGAAGAGTATTGTCCGCAAAGCAATGACAGAGCTAGATCAACAAAACCTTGAATTTGCAATTCTCTACAGTGCCTCCCTCTCGATCCCTTCCCTGTCTAGCTGGTTTAGCAACGGATATGCATACTTCAAGTTCGAGCTTTGTCATCTCCCCTTGGCGCTGAGTAACCAAGGCATGCTCCTCTCTGCGTTTGAATGTATTTTGCATTCGCTATCCTTTCCAAAATCATCTTCACTTTCCCCAGTCATGAATTATGACGGGTTACTACTGTTAAAATGACCAGACTAATCCTGGTCAGAAGCAAAAAACCTCCTCACATCCTATCATTAAAGTCAATGACCTTCTTTTTTTCTGGGATATTACCAACAACCCTCCTTCCTTTTTCCCAATTCTTCAAATTGCCATCAAGATGTATTTCCCTGCAACCATGAACCACTTGTCCCCATCAAAAATAGGTTATAATCACATTGAAACACTGACAATAAATTGAATTAGCCAAGTATTTCCAGTTAAATAACTTAACTAGTGCTACGACATTTACCCAAGTCACCCCGTCAACCCACATGAGTCAAAATGTCAAGGTGGACTGAGTCAAGTCCAATTCAGGGGTCTTCCACCCTTGCTCCAATTAGTTTTTTCACAAGATTTGAGAAACTAGCAACCTCCCAAAGACAATAATTTTGTATCTCTCTATGTAATGTCATGCCTAATTAATTTGAGTCAAATATATTTCTCAAGTACCCATATTTTGATGGGAATTCCAACTGACAGAGCCAAAGCTCGGAAAATGAAGGGTTAATATTGAATCTATTGATGATGAACAAGGTGAAATGACAAAGTGACTAGGAAAATCCTTGGCTATACAGGATTAGGGGGGTTTTGGagattaataaaagaaaaaaattttaaaagaaaaacaagCCCAGATGGAAAACAAATAAAAGGCAGTGGAGTACAAGCACCAAATTACTTTAAAATTTATATACAATATGAGCCACTCCCCAGaatctgaaaacttgattttccAATTCAAGAGAATCATAATTAGAGTATGTTATAACTGTCCATCAAAGTAACATGGAATTCCAATAAGATGGGATTGAGACTAATAAAAAAgtacaaattattatttttgaaatatGCTTAGGCTCCATTTGCACCGGGATCTTGCAAGTTTGGGattattttggtgggccacgtgcccACCCTGTCAGTTTTGTGTGTGTCAAAGCAGCTCTTTACCATCTTAATCACAAGTTGAGGAAGTTGTGAAAAGAAGTAAAACATCCCAAAATTGTGATTGGGTGGAGGAAAGTGCCCCTGTAACACACATGAACCCAACGTTGAGGTCACAGAGCTTGCCAATATTGGGATCCCGATTTTGCAGGTTCCCTTACCCGAATGGACCTTTATCGAAGTCAcatgaaaatcaatacttcaatAAGAAGggaaaatattctaaatttttcAAGAAACATCATGGCTTAATAAATAAGAAACAGCAGAAAAATGTTACAAGCATTACCGTTGTTGCCGCCACAGTTTAGAAAGGATTGATTTTCAAGTATTGAAATTCCATTTCTAAAGGTTGATAATGTAGGACACCCCCAGTAATACCAAATTGCAGAGATTGCAGCGGAAGAGCGCAATCAATGATATCCTAGCCCCAAACAAATGCACCAGCTGCACACAAGATGCCCTTAACCATCCACCATCTTCAGCTTGGAGCTTGCCCCTAAAATTTTTGTGTCTTCTCGTTTATCATTGGTCTGACAGCCATGTGCAGCACCCAGAAAACTTCTACCAACTTCTCCAAGGGAACATCTCAAATGAAACCACAATAGCATCCAAAGTCCAAAGACAGATCATCGGGTACTCGGGTTGCTCAAGATATAGAACATAAACTGAGAAGGACACAAGTATGTGTGATCTGATGGCTGGTTCACTAATGGCACATGGACAACAGTCAGGTGGCATCTCTTGTTGCATGCTCATGGATGTGAAGAGAACCAAGGAAAGCCCATGTTTTCTCATCTAATAAAATACACAACCATCTTCCCTTCTGGTTCCATTATCCATGCAGCATGTTTAAAAATCTAGAAAACCTTGACTCGCAAAATGTATCAATTTCTATGCCCCTTGTACTGCTTCCATCACCTTAAAGGGCTAACAATCCAACCAGTAATAGGAATCTGTTTACGTACTCTCACAACCCTATGAGATCCACTTTGCAAACGTTCAAGGACTGCATAAGTAATAGAATCTGGAGTCAAGCCCTGCTGCTTCAACTTCTCATATAGCTTAAGAGCTTCTGCTGCTTTGCCACACTTCTCAAGACAGTCAAGTAAAATATTGTATGTCACGATATTTGGGTAGCAGCCTTCGGCAAGCATCTCATCAAACAATCTGCATGCCATCTCAACACGATTTGACTTACCAAAGCACTCGATAAGTGTGCTGTAAGTGAAGACATCGGGATTCAGTCCCTTTTCTTGCATCTCCATGAATCGCATGTGAGCTTCGTCCAAGTCACCATTCTTCCCAAGACAATTAATCAAAGAGTTGTAAGTGATGACATCCGGTTTGCAATTGCTGTTCTCCATCTCTTCAAAGAGTTTTAAAGCCTCCTCAACCCTGCCTGCTCTGCCAAAGCTTGCGATAAGAATATTGTATGTAAATATGTCCGGCGAAGGGCCATCTCGCTTCATCTCTTCAAAAAGGGTATTAATATGAGATATCTGCTTCAATTTACCAAGCGCCGAGAACACCATGTTATACATGACAGTATCTGTACTTAGTCCTTTTTCATGAATTTTACCCATCAAATCTAAGGCCTCTAGCACCTTTCCTGCATTGCATAGACTCTCCAACATGGACAAGTACGCATCCCTATCTCCCTTGTCATGAAAGCTCCACATATTACAGAATAGCTTGTGAGCCTCGCTCGCATGACCCCATTTGCTCAGCGTTTTTACTAAAAATGCATAGATAGATTTGGTAATGTACTTCTTAGATAATTCCACAACCTCATATAATCTACTGATCTGCCCTTCAGCCACTAGTACATCCAAGATCACACTGTATGTGAATTCATTAGGGCGGCAATTGTTTTCTACCATTTtcgagaaaacaaagatcatTTTATCCACCATCCGGCTCTTAGCAAGTGCCTGAATCATAGTGTTGTAGGCAATCAGGTTAGGAGTACAACCCTTTGTGATCATCTCATGGAAGAGAGCAAGGAACTCATCCGACTTCTCCATCTTTCCCATCACTCTAATAAGTATAGTGTAAGTATACTCATCTGGTTCGCAATGCTTATGCTTCATATCTTCAAAAACCTTCTGAGCTTGCTCAACCTAGTGAAtaaaggattttaaaaaatacataatgagcaaaagaatattaaaaagaaaaaagatgaggGCTAGACCACGATGTGAGTTAGCTATCTGATAAGGGAGGGTTAGCAACAAATCCACAGTGCATGTGGCATAGAAGTATATCAATCTTAACTGTCAAACTGAACTGTAGGCCCCATTGTGGAAGGAGTACATCCCAAAAAAACACAAATGAACATTTAACCACCCATTTCCATTGGCCCAATTTGTATCATTGattattttcatttcaaccgtctaTTCAGTGGCCACTAATCTGACAGGAAATGTCACCTTATAAGAGTGTTCTTTGGCTCTCTtacatccacaatggggcccacaatttggacagtcagGATTGACATACATTCACAGTACGTGTGGCATACCTGTATGTCACTCCCAGTAATCAAATTGGATGCAACATTGTGGATAGAGGATAGCCAAAATCACATTGATGAAACCGTTTTTCAATGTGGAAAGTAGAACACTTCCCTTTTAACCGTCCGTTTGATGGCCACTAATCAGAAAGTGCGATTGTCCGATTCATGTAATTTTTGGGTGATCCTTCACAAACAATGAATTGGGGCCCACAATTCAGATTATCCAAACATTATCCTATGTGCATGTAAAAATGTCCATACCTTTTCATCCTTCGCAAGCGCATCCAACAGCATATTATATGcgaaaatatctaatttatacCCTCGCTTCTTCATCTCTTCATAAACTCGAAACGCCTTTGAAACCTCATACGACCTCAAATGCGCCTGAAGAAGGCATTTGTAAGTATAACAGTTAAACCTCAATTCCCACTTCCTGGCCAGCTGCAAACACCTCTCCAATTCTCCGCCATTGCTGCCACTCCCGAAAATACCTATCAAGATATTGACGGTCGAGATGCTACCGCGGACGCCTGACCGATCCATCTCATCGACGATACTACGGATGAGATCACGGTCGCCCTCGGACGACGAGACCGACCGGGCAAGGATGGTGAGGATGCGGTTGTAGTTGAAGCAGTCGTGGCGGAAGCCGGGAAGGGAGTCGGCGGTGAAGCGGAAGAATTCGAGGGCTCGGCGGGGGCTACGGAGGGATTTGAGGATTTCGGAGACTTCGGAGGGGGTTAGGGTTGGGGTTAGGGTTTGAAGGTATTCGGAGAGCTGGAGGAAAGGATCCTCTATGTGAGAAGAAGGTGAGGATTGGAGGATTTTCGAGACGCGGCAGATGAGGTCGCGGCGTGGGAGGGAGTATCCCCGTACGTCGCGGAGGACGGAAGGGGCTTCGACCTCGATGGCGAAGGATCGGCCGTCTGAGGCTTCTTTCACGACGCGGCCGCTGTAGCTCGTGGCGAAGGAGCGGTGGGAGGGAGATGGACTGAAGCGGAGTAGACGACGCAGCGGACGGTGATGTCTCATCTTGTTTTGTTTTCCGTTAGTTGGATTTCGAGAGGGAACGGAGAGAAACAGAGATGCATGGGGggatattttggtcattttgGAAAGAAAAATCCTTACCGTTCATCAGTTGTGCCGTAGAGTGCATGTACTGTGGCTCGCCCGAGAAACAGGCCGGTCGGGTGAGCCCCACTTGTTAGCGGAATGGGtggtcctaaccatctgatcgggCGTTCAGACTTCAGAGCGACGGTAGAGAACAATCACGGATTGATCTTATTTATGAAAAATCAACCATCAATGACGGGCCACTAAATGGACAGTCTCGATTGATAGAATCGACCAAGTCCGTTTCCGTTTCCCCCATGTTCAGCTATCAATACCAACGCTCTACCAAATCCCTTTTCATGGTCGAGATGAACAGCCAGGATCTTGCACAAGCATGTCATCATCCTGGCACGTGACAACTTGTAGTACTTTTTGGAAAATTTTCTtcaatcccaaatcccaaaatgagAAATGCTGCACACGGATGATTTGCAAGGATTATTACAATTTTTTCAACACCACTCGCCATGGAGGGCAGATCTTGGATGGTAAGCCAAAATGACTTTTTCCTTTAGACAAAGGTCACCTTCATCCAACGGTCAATCCTACATtaatttaataataattatataaattttgtgattttctttGCAACCCAAACAAATATAAATATCACAATTGTTTTCCGGGGAATTCCTCAAATTCAAATATGCCTCTTCATTGTAGTTATGCAATAGATGCCATGGTTGCGTTTTgattgcacaaaatatcatgatatttcatgattaatcagtttaatttagtgcaaaatatcatgatattttcatgattaattagtctttatgatatttggtgcgaCCAAACGCAAAATACAGACCATTTCTGGGGGGGcctacttatcaggtgggccaaaagtTTCCAAGCAAAATGACAGGCAACTGACCAGGAGGAGGTCTTTTGGCTCGAGCATGTTGACAGCAGCCCCCTTGATGAGCAGTCTGAAACTTGCACATGTGCTGCAAGTAACATCTTTGTTCTAGTATCTGTGGCATTTGCCGTCATCTCAAAACACAAGAGAACCCAAACTTCTCCAGAGCTCTCTACGAGATGAACTGATCAGATGCGGGCTACGATTCCTTGTAGCCTCTCTATATCAGGGTAACCCTGGATTAACCCACCAAAATGCCATCAGTATGATCCACACGGTTCATTCTGTGAGACTCACTATAGGTGCATTTGGTTGCGCAACGtatcataaaatttcattgtTAACCAGTCAATTCggtgcaaattttcatgatatttactgaaattcggtgcaaccaaacacgcccATGATGGTTGTCCCTTATCTACATCATTTTCAATCCTTAATgtgatctctaatgcataattatgACTAACTAAAACGGAGATGAACtcaagtggcacccaaacaggccctaagagaaaTATATCACAACATACTCACTTACCAAGGGAAATGAAAGGCCCTATAATTTgacattttatcatatcatttattTAACTAAGAGAATTTATAAAGTCCTGATCCAGTCTGTATGCAGGCACATGATTTAGTGAGAgaatccattcatctcaagtgcCCTGTTGTGAATGGGGATCTTGAAAATCTTCTACTTTCAAAGTTCTTTAACACTTCAATTATGCCCTACAAAATAATGGTTTGGAAAAGGTGCAGCAACAGTCCATAAATAAGGCCAGACAATTGATGGTAGGATCTGCCAATCGGGAACATCTCAGGCGCATCTGCCCCCCTTGGTAGGCCTACCAactcaatggtctggatcacctaaCCAAGCAACAATGGAACCCAACTGTGCCAACACACACCATAGGGACACTTTTCACATCCTGATGCATGATCTCTTCAACCACTTACAACCATACTAGGTATATTCCATGAGTGCATAGAAACAGCAAGAGGTCATTCAAAAGAACACTTC
This region includes:
- the LOC131222886 gene encoding pentatricopeptide repeat-containing protein At1g51965, mitochondrial: MTKISPHASLFLSVPSRNPTNGKQNKMRHHRPLRRLLRFSPSPSHRSFATSYSGRVVKEASDGRSFAIEVEAPSVLRDVRGYSLPRRDLICRVSKILQSSPSSHIEDPFLQLSEYLQTLTPTLTPSEVSEILKSLRSPRRALEFFRFTADSLPGFRHDCFNYNRILTILARSVSSSEGDRDLIRSIVDEMDRSGVRGSISTVNILIGIFGSGSNGGELERCLQLARKWELRFNCYTYKCLLQAHLRSYEVSKAFRVYEEMKKRGYKLDIFAYNMLLDALAKDEKVEQAQKVFEDMKHKHCEPDEYTYTILIRVMGKMEKSDEFLALFHEMITKGCTPNLIAYNTMIQALAKSRMVDKMIFVFSKMVENNCRPNEFTYSVILDVLVAEGQISRLYEVVELSKKYITKSIYAFLVKTLSKWGHASEAHKLFCNMWSFHDKGDRDAYLSMLESLCNAGKVLEALDLMGKIHEKGLSTDTVMYNMVFSALGKLKQISHINTLFEEMKRDGPSPDIFTYNILIASFGRAGRVEEALKLFEEMENSNCKPDVITYNSLINCLGKNGDLDEAHMRFMEMQEKGLNPDVFTYSTLIECFGKSNRVEMACRLFDEMLAEGCYPNIVTYNILLDCLEKCGKAAEALKLYEKLKQQGLTPDSITYAVLERLQSGSHRVVRVRKQIPITGWIVSPLR